The Bremerella alba genome includes a window with the following:
- a CDS encoding MFS transporter: protein MAPGVHEPTIREHDDELSNLSSSSFIGLVLTQFLGAANDNIFRWFAIGIGKEQQPEHVGTILMAGTACMVAPYLIFAPHAAFFADRYSKRSVIIWCKIAEIVIMMLGIMLAWSGQLFWLFSVVFFLGAQSAMYGPAKLGAIPEILKTKHISSANGIIGLATVVATALGTVVGNLLSDWTHQGETNLWLAGLIMVGFAAVGIGTSLWIQNLPSNQPNLKFPWNPFRSVVKDLKELRANKAIFYVAMGSAFFWTLAALAQLNIDQFAAESGTTTQADVGPLLAVLVVGTAVGCILAGYWSQGHVEMGILPLGATGLAICSFLLFICPSPIVGADGHWNFVFFVASSLLFLMGLSAGLFEVPLASFLQHRAPAEKRGTILAATNFITFGGILVISVVFSILRTPVYEGNVNNVEQVAELEISPEFSKQVAQQTQQLRADIIAGKKYDSPLNIAKSIASDKDEQTYAFASLLMTQLHQAFSDQNPIDRSEIIDKYPEYKQLVAEIYFQATNLPLLSSRQIFFLCGVVTIPILFYILYLLPQNSLRFLVWLASESFYRIRVHDRENLPAEGGALLVSNHVSWLDGVLLMLTSSRPVRMLVWGGNFKSEWFRKFVEYHGAILIDKGPKGIQKALQRGREAIENGELVCVFAEGGITRSGQIQGFKPGLLKMVEGTSAPVVPVFIDELWGSIFTFSDGKFFWKLPRSWQTPISIHFGEPIDPPYGIHVIRQAVQQLGAIAFERRVERVIPPAKTLLRVCKRRLFMTKVADSTGVDLTGGVFLTRILVLRRLLKRHILRSPAEEQYVGVLLPPSVAGAAVNGALALDHRIAVNLNYTTSNEVMNHCINKCGIKSVLTSRRFMEKFNWDLDCEVVYLEDLKDKPTLWDKISCAFTSFVIPSWVLDRTYGLNKIGPDDTLTVIFTSGSTGVPKGVQLTNANISSNVQAIQQMVHLNRQDVIVGVLPFFHSFGYTVTLWTMFGIDVKSAYHFSPLEPKVIGNLTKKHRGTVILVTPTFLRSYLRRVDKEDFATLEIVVAGAEKLPIDLCESFEQKFGVRPVEGYGATELSPLVSVNIPPARSVDNFQIDRKEGTVGRPIPNVAAKIIDLDTGEEKGVNEPGMLYITGPNVMQGYLDQPEETAEVLNDGWYKTGDVALIDEDGFLKITGRVSRFSKIGGEMIPHVRIEEAIEQILGPNECEELAVAVTAVEHPTKGERIVVVHTPLPLTPQDVCQRLKQAGLPNLFIPSTESFMEVEKIPILGTGKLDLKELKEIATTRFADNASAASSQSESN from the coding sequence ATGGCCCCCGGCGTCCATGAGCCCACCATCCGAGAGCACGACGACGAACTAAGTAACCTGTCGTCGTCGAGCTTTATTGGCCTGGTATTGACGCAATTCTTGGGTGCCGCGAACGACAACATTTTTCGTTGGTTCGCAATCGGCATCGGCAAAGAACAACAACCTGAACACGTGGGTACCATCCTGATGGCCGGTACGGCGTGCATGGTTGCCCCATACCTGATTTTTGCGCCGCACGCCGCATTCTTTGCCGATCGCTACAGCAAGCGAAGTGTGATTATTTGGTGCAAAATTGCTGAAATTGTGATCATGATGCTCGGGATCATGCTCGCCTGGAGCGGGCAGCTCTTCTGGCTGTTCAGCGTGGTCTTCTTTCTCGGCGCACAAAGCGCCATGTATGGGCCTGCGAAACTTGGCGCCATCCCAGAGATACTTAAGACAAAGCATATTTCGTCGGCCAATGGGATCATCGGTCTCGCGACGGTGGTAGCTACAGCCCTGGGAACCGTCGTAGGGAATTTGCTGAGCGACTGGACTCACCAGGGAGAGACCAACCTCTGGCTGGCCGGACTGATTATGGTCGGGTTCGCTGCGGTCGGAATTGGGACCAGCTTGTGGATACAAAATCTTCCGAGCAATCAGCCGAATCTTAAGTTCCCCTGGAATCCTTTCCGCAGCGTGGTCAAGGATCTCAAAGAACTTCGGGCTAACAAGGCCATTTTTTACGTAGCGATGGGCAGCGCGTTCTTCTGGACGTTGGCTGCGCTGGCGCAGCTGAATATCGACCAGTTCGCAGCCGAAAGCGGCACCACGACCCAAGCCGACGTAGGACCATTACTCGCCGTGCTTGTCGTAGGAACCGCGGTGGGATGTATCTTGGCTGGATACTGGTCGCAAGGACACGTCGAGATGGGGATCCTCCCGCTCGGGGCGACTGGATTGGCCATTTGCTCGTTCCTACTATTCATCTGCCCTTCTCCGATTGTCGGTGCTGATGGTCACTGGAACTTCGTATTCTTTGTGGCCAGTTCCCTGCTCTTTTTGATGGGGTTATCGGCTGGACTGTTTGAGGTGCCACTGGCTTCCTTCCTGCAACATCGAGCTCCGGCTGAAAAACGTGGCACAATCTTAGCCGCCACTAATTTCATCACCTTTGGTGGCATCCTGGTTATTTCTGTGGTGTTTTCGATTCTTCGGACACCGGTGTACGAAGGCAATGTCAACAATGTCGAGCAAGTTGCTGAACTAGAGATCTCGCCTGAATTTTCAAAGCAAGTCGCCCAGCAAACTCAGCAGCTCCGCGCCGATATCATCGCAGGCAAGAAGTACGACTCACCGTTAAACATCGCGAAATCGATCGCGTCAGACAAAGACGAGCAGACCTACGCGTTTGCGTCGCTGCTGATGACCCAATTGCATCAGGCCTTCTCCGATCAAAACCCGATTGATCGGAGTGAAATCATCGACAAGTATCCCGAGTACAAACAACTTGTCGCCGAGATCTACTTTCAAGCGACCAATTTGCCGCTACTCAGTTCGCGTCAAATCTTCTTTCTCTGCGGTGTCGTTACCATTCCGATTTTGTTCTACATCCTGTACTTACTTCCGCAGAACTCACTGCGATTCCTTGTTTGGCTGGCCAGCGAATCCTTCTATCGCATTCGGGTGCATGACCGCGAGAACCTGCCTGCGGAAGGGGGGGCACTGTTAGTCTCGAATCACGTTTCGTGGCTCGACGGGGTGCTGTTAATGCTCACCAGCAGCCGACCGGTTCGCATGTTGGTCTGGGGTGGGAACTTCAAAAGTGAATGGTTCCGCAAATTTGTCGAGTACCACGGTGCCATCCTTATCGACAAAGGCCCCAAAGGCATTCAGAAGGCGCTTCAACGAGGACGAGAAGCGATCGAGAACGGGGAACTGGTTTGCGTTTTTGCCGAGGGAGGCATCACGCGAAGTGGACAAATCCAAGGCTTCAAACCAGGCCTCTTGAAAATGGTGGAAGGAACTTCCGCCCCGGTCGTGCCAGTCTTTATCGACGAACTCTGGGGGAGTATCTTTACATTCAGCGACGGAAAGTTCTTCTGGAAACTTCCTCGCAGTTGGCAGACCCCCATCTCCATTCATTTCGGCGAGCCTATCGACCCGCCTTACGGCATTCATGTCATCCGCCAGGCCGTCCAGCAGCTAGGAGCGATCGCCTTCGAGCGACGAGTTGAACGCGTGATTCCCCCAGCCAAAACTCTTCTTCGTGTTTGCAAACGTCGGCTATTCATGACCAAGGTGGCTGACTCGACCGGCGTCGACCTGACCGGCGGCGTCTTCCTGACGCGCATCCTGGTACTCCGTCGATTGCTCAAGCGACATATCCTCCGTTCACCTGCCGAAGAACAGTACGTGGGGGTCTTGTTGCCTCCGTCGGTCGCTGGTGCTGCGGTCAACGGAGCCTTGGCCCTCGATCACCGCATTGCCGTCAACTTGAACTACACGACGAGCAACGAAGTGATGAACCACTGCATTAACAAATGCGGTATCAAGTCGGTGCTGACCAGTCGCCGCTTCATGGAGAAGTTCAACTGGGACCTCGATTGCGAAGTGGTCTATCTTGAAGATCTGAAAGACAAGCCTACCCTCTGGGACAAAATAAGCTGTGCGTTCACGTCCTTTGTGATCCCTAGCTGGGTGCTGGATCGCACGTACGGACTGAACAAGATTGGGCCAGACGATACCCTCACCGTCATCTTTACGTCTGGGTCGACCGGTGTCCCCAAAGGCGTGCAGTTGACCAACGCGAACATTTCGTCCAACGTTCAGGCAATTCAACAGATGGTGCATCTGAATCGCCAAGACGTGATTGTCGGTGTCCTGCCGTTCTTCCATTCGTTTGGCTACACCGTCACGCTATGGACGATGTTTGGTATCGACGTGAAGTCGGCCTACCACTTCAGTCCCCTAGAACCCAAGGTGATCGGCAATCTTACCAAGAAGCACCGCGGTACCGTGATCTTAGTGACGCCTACATTCCTCCGCAGCTACTTACGCCGCGTTGATAAGGAAGACTTCGCGACCTTAGAAATCGTGGTTGCCGGTGCCGAGAAGTTGCCCATTGACCTGTGCGAATCGTTCGAGCAAAAGTTTGGTGTCCGACCCGTCGAAGGCTACGGGGCAACCGAACTTTCGCCGTTGGTCTCCGTGAACATTCCCCCGGCCCGCTCGGTTGATAACTTCCAGATCGACCGCAAGGAAGGAACCGTGGGACGTCCGATTCCCAACGTTGCCGCGAAAATCATCGACCTCGATACGGGAGAAGAAAAAGGGGTCAATGAACCCGGCATGCTCTATATCACCGGACCCAACGTCATGCAGGGCTACCTGGATCAACCTGAAGAAACCGCCGAAGTCCTTAACGACGGCTGGTACAAAACAGGCGACGTGGCACTGATCGACGAAGACGGCTTTTTGAAAATCACCGGTCGAGTAAGTCGCTTCTCAAAAATCGGTGGCGAAATGATCCCGCACGTTCGGATCGAAGAAGCAATCGAGCAGATTCTCGGCCCGAACGAGTGCGAAGAACTAGCGGTTGCCGTCACTGCCGTCGAGCATCCCACCAAAGGGGAACGCATCGTGGTTGTCCACACGCCCCTTCCGCTTACCCCTCAGGATGTCTGCCAGCGATTAAAGCAAGCTGGCCTACCGAACCTATTCATTCCATCCACCGAGAGCTTCATGGAAGTGGAAAAGATTCCGATTCTCGGTACCGGCAAGCTCGACCTGAAAGAGCTCAAGGAAATCGCTACGACGCGATTCGCCGACAACGCCTCGGCTGCGTCTTCTCAGAGCGAGTCGAATTAG
- a CDS encoding HEAT repeat domain-containing protein: protein MEKPTESQLRPIKTTAILLGMLLAASVGFSILTTWVWLPERMDELVLNAPESEIGVRMENALKNSSTPYQDIARWMGSNRTVLALEASHQMQLRIDQLQAQPGLAIADQAHRLAQALKEELPNYQQPTRSRVYRMASQMSNWDLGTSSPEQGPFLLAIEDILRESSPPSPSAHLAASDQMVLDYLKSTQPSDTAMESSANFSRLGDVDLRGGLPWKQQSIPGDIHHSIGSLPKQQGHVHKDAEVLRANRRVAIDQPLKLPTMTESPKQLPLGPRVTESLPDLSRLTTLEIMWKLHLQNTRMVQHARETLMSRNFNADDLELATRLTHPDVAQRLQLVRELPVMPRDDRTHWLYYMTKDPDEGVRYSAVAALLTSSDPRLLRRLKADMATDSSPRVQALIRR, encoded by the coding sequence ATGGAAAAACCAACCGAGAGCCAACTTCGCCCCATTAAAACCACGGCGATTCTGCTGGGTATGCTGCTAGCGGCGTCGGTTGGATTCAGCATCCTGACAACGTGGGTTTGGCTGCCGGAGCGCATGGATGAATTAGTTTTGAACGCCCCCGAGTCTGAGATTGGGGTGAGAATGGAGAACGCTCTGAAGAACTCTTCGACTCCCTATCAAGATATCGCTCGTTGGATGGGCTCGAACCGAACCGTCCTCGCCTTGGAAGCGTCGCACCAGATGCAGCTCCGGATCGACCAACTTCAGGCCCAGCCTGGATTAGCCATTGCCGACCAGGCACATCGCCTAGCCCAGGCATTAAAAGAAGAACTGCCCAACTATCAGCAGCCAACTCGCAGCCGCGTGTATCGCATGGCAAGTCAGATGTCCAACTGGGACCTGGGAACGTCCTCGCCAGAGCAAGGGCCGTTTCTTTTAGCGATAGAGGATATTCTTCGTGAGAGTAGTCCACCGTCTCCCTCGGCTCATCTGGCAGCCAGCGACCAGATGGTGCTGGATTACCTGAAAAGCACCCAACCTAGCGATACTGCGATGGAAAGTTCAGCCAATTTCAGTCGCTTAGGTGATGTCGACTTGCGCGGAGGACTCCCATGGAAACAGCAATCGATACCAGGCGATATCCACCACTCGATCGGGTCTCTTCCCAAGCAACAGGGGCATGTCCACAAAGACGCAGAGGTACTTCGAGCCAATCGGCGCGTCGCAATCGATCAGCCGCTGAAGTTACCCACCATGACAGAAAGTCCGAAACAGCTTCCGCTTGGTCCCCGCGTGACAGAGTCGCTTCCCGACTTAAGTCGTCTCACCACGCTTGAGATTATGTGGAAGTTGCATCTACAAAATACGCGCATGGTACAGCATGCTAGAGAAACACTTATGTCGCGAAACTTCAACGCAGATGACTTAGAACTTGCGACAAGACTTACCCACCCTGATGTAGCCCAACGCCTACAGCTCGTTCGAGAACTTCCCGTCATGCCTCGGGATGATCGGACTCACTGGCTTTACTACATGACCAAAGACCCAGATGAGGGGGTCAGGTATAGTGCCGTGGCTGCTCTTTTAACATCAAGCGACCCACGGCTGCTAAGACGCTTGAAAGCGGACATGGCAACAGATTCCAGTCCGCGAGTTCAAGCATTAATTCGAAGATAG
- a CDS encoding HAD family hydrolase — protein sequence MSELNAVVFDMDGTILNTEMLYPQVSTEILRRRGLSLTKDLTDAMMGRPAPKAFQVMIDWHDLADSIETLHQESEDIFADILETSLGLMPGFTELFKSILEAKYPVAVCTSARRDTAIDLLGRFNITPELQFVIGGDEVEHGKPHPEIYLAAADRLELSPSEIVVFEDSHTGCKAAIDAGTHAIAVPGDHSREHLFDGAQFVAESLHDQRIFEQLAIRFPT from the coding sequence ATGTCTGAATTAAATGCGGTCGTTTTCGACATGGACGGTACCATCTTGAATACTGAGATGCTCTACCCCCAGGTTTCTACTGAAATCCTTCGTCGCCGAGGCCTCTCGTTAACGAAAGATCTTACCGATGCGATGATGGGCCGACCGGCTCCTAAAGCGTTTCAAGTCATGATTGACTGGCACGATTTGGCCGATTCCATCGAGACGCTCCACCAAGAGTCGGAAGATATTTTCGCTGACATCCTGGAAACGTCCCTCGGACTTATGCCTGGTTTTACCGAGTTGTTTAAATCGATCCTGGAAGCCAAATACCCTGTCGCCGTATGTACCAGTGCACGGCGAGATACAGCGATCGACTTATTAGGTCGCTTCAACATCACACCTGAACTTCAATTTGTGATTGGCGGCGATGAAGTAGAGCATGGCAAGCCCCATCCAGAAATCTACTTAGCAGCGGCAGATCGTCTGGAGCTTTCACCCAGCGAAATTGTGGTCTTTGAGGATAGCCATACCGGCTGCAAAGCTGCCATCGACGCCGGCACGCACGCCATTGCGGTACCAGGCGACCACAGCCGCGAACATTTATTTGATGGTGCGCAATTCGTGGCTGAATCGTTACACGACCAACGTATCTTCGAACAACTTGCTATTCGATTTCCTACCTAA
- a CDS encoding cytidylyltransferase domain-containing protein — MKNLAIVQIDDEIMLAPGSHQDASLTPSKLAARKLNSTPLIEWLVRRISEAELIEGIVVVMPDQPQYRDLVSLIPLDIPCHLSKKETPLARLADASRQYPSDSIVRIPLETPFCDPVLIDRLSITAQMRSDKDYVGYCLEDGCPASQSSIGLFSEWIRSEALEKASREVKSKADAYRVDTSFLNYPELFSLELLPVPASLNRTDLRFSVANDEDWEELLAIVDALGAETLQWQDVVQIIDAQPPIRQRMAKRNKLIA; from the coding sequence ATGAAAAATCTCGCCATCGTCCAAATCGACGACGAAATTATGTTGGCCCCTGGATCCCACCAAGATGCCAGCCTAACCCCCAGCAAACTGGCCGCTCGGAAATTGAATTCGACCCCACTCATTGAATGGCTGGTGCGTCGTATCTCGGAAGCGGAATTGATCGAAGGTATTGTCGTGGTCATGCCCGATCAGCCGCAATATCGCGATTTAGTTTCCCTCATCCCACTCGACATCCCTTGTCACCTGAGCAAGAAGGAAACACCCCTGGCACGGTTGGCCGACGCATCCCGTCAGTACCCATCCGATTCCATCGTACGAATTCCGCTGGAAACACCGTTCTGCGATCCCGTGTTGATTGATCGGCTCTCGATCACAGCTCAAATGCGGAGCGACAAAGACTACGTAGGGTACTGCCTGGAAGATGGTTGCCCCGCTTCTCAGTCGTCGATCGGTTTGTTCTCGGAATGGATCCGTAGCGAGGCTCTAGAAAAGGCCAGTCGCGAAGTAAAATCAAAAGCGGATGCCTATCGGGTCGATACTTCGTTTCTCAATTATCCCGAACTGTTTTCTTTGGAATTGCTGCCGGTCCCTGCCTCTCTCAATCGAACCGACCTGCGTTTTTCGGTTGCCAATGACGAGGACTGGGAAGAACTGCTTGCGATTGTCGATGCCCTGGGTGCCGAAACCCTACAGTGGCAAGATGTTGTGCAGATCATCGACGCCCAGCCCCCGATACGTCAGCGTATGGCCAAGCGAAATAAACTGATCGCTTAG
- a CDS encoding Nramp family divalent metal transporter, which produces MSDVPAPSGPPPDDHPIDDITTTVEPPTTFFSTLSWLGPGLIVAGSIVGSGELIATTKTGAEAGFTLLWLIILGCVIKVFVQVEFGRYTITSGKTALTGLNELPGPAISFKAWGKPYRVNWLMVYWLLMTLASLAQLGGIVGSVGQALQISIPLTEKGRIFNEFAKSQADIQVQETLVRLASQRGDEQAQQAAETRIAELEAAQGDQSLRYLSLRRLVQTEQVNLAEASNDSSVQQIESRIHDARLEMGRIKSSVASIDDKIWAGVIAIFTSALLYLGRYHFIQNFSTVLVAGFTLVTIGNLCALQFTPEWAISGSEVLKGLSFSLPDASIAGTTPVITALATFGIIGVGAAELIAYPYWCVEKGYARFTGKRDDSDSWARRATGWLKVMQWDSWGSMLVYTFATIAFYLLGAAILGRTGMNPESTELIRTLSVMYEPVFGSVAPTLFLFGAFAVLYSTFFVANAGHARVDADGVRLFGLIAPTDRALHRTVSAFNIAFPLFCFMVYTFIPKPAQLVLLSGVMQAIMLPMLSFAALYYRYRRIDPRLRPGIWWDIGLWTSSFGMLIAGGYLFYAKLPEIGAMVGISY; this is translated from the coding sequence ATGAGCGATGTACCTGCACCGTCTGGTCCCCCGCCAGACGATCACCCGATCGACGATATTACCACCACCGTCGAGCCGCCAACGACCTTCTTCTCCACGCTTTCCTGGCTCGGTCCAGGGCTGATCGTGGCCGGCTCTATCGTTGGGTCAGGCGAACTGATCGCCACCACCAAAACGGGCGCCGAGGCTGGCTTCACGCTGCTTTGGCTCATCATTCTCGGTTGCGTGATCAAGGTGTTCGTGCAAGTAGAATTCGGCCGGTATACCATCACCTCGGGAAAAACGGCCCTGACCGGCCTGAATGAACTTCCCGGCCCGGCTATCTCGTTCAAGGCCTGGGGCAAGCCGTACCGCGTGAACTGGCTGATGGTCTACTGGCTGCTGATGACGTTGGCCAGCCTGGCACAACTAGGCGGTATTGTGGGAAGCGTCGGCCAGGCGCTTCAAATCAGCATTCCTCTGACGGAAAAGGGGCGAATATTCAACGAATTCGCCAAATCGCAAGCCGACATTCAAGTTCAAGAAACGCTCGTCAGGTTGGCCTCGCAGCGCGGTGACGAGCAAGCCCAACAGGCCGCCGAGACTCGCATCGCGGAACTAGAAGCGGCTCAGGGCGATCAATCCCTACGCTACCTAAGTCTCCGCCGGCTCGTTCAGACAGAACAAGTCAATCTTGCTGAAGCATCCAACGATTCGTCCGTACAACAGATCGAGAGTCGCATTCATGATGCTCGCCTCGAAATGGGTCGCATCAAGTCCTCGGTGGCAAGCATCGACGACAAAATCTGGGCAGGCGTCATCGCAATTTTCACCTCGGCGCTGCTTTACCTGGGTCGGTATCACTTTATTCAGAACTTCTCGACGGTCTTGGTAGCCGGGTTTACCCTTGTCACGATCGGTAATTTGTGTGCCTTGCAGTTCACGCCGGAATGGGCCATTTCTGGAAGCGAAGTTCTCAAGGGGCTGAGCTTCAGCCTGCCCGATGCTTCAATCGCCGGTACGACGCCGGTGATCACGGCCCTGGCAACCTTCGGCATCATCGGTGTCGGTGCGGCCGAGTTGATCGCTTATCCTTATTGGTGTGTCGAGAAAGGGTATGCCCGATTCACCGGCAAACGGGACGACAGCGATAGCTGGGCTCGCCGGGCTACCGGCTGGCTAAAGGTCATGCAATGGGACTCGTGGGGCTCGATGCTGGTTTACACGTTTGCGACCATTGCGTTTTACCTGCTGGGTGCCGCGATTCTCGGAAGAACCGGCATGAATCCCGAGAGCACGGAATTGATCCGCACGCTCAGTGTGATGTACGAACCGGTCTTCGGCTCGGTGGCACCCACGCTGTTTTTGTTTGGCGCGTTTGCCGTTCTCTATTCCACGTTCTTTGTCGCCAACGCTGGCCATGCTCGGGTCGATGCCGACGGGGTGCGACTGTTCGGGCTCATTGCCCCTACCGATCGCGCGTTGCACCGTACGGTTTCTGCGTTCAACATCGCGTTCCCGCTTTTCTGCTTCATGGTCTATACCTTTATCCCCAAGCCGGCTCAGTTAGTGCTGCTCAGTGGTGTTATGCAAGCGATCATGCTGCCGATGCTTTCCTTTGCGGCACTCTATTATCGCTATCGACGTATCGACCCCCGACTTCGCCCCGGTATCTGGTGGGACATTGGTTTATGGACGTCGTCGTTCGGAATGCTGATCGCCGGTGGCTATCTCTTCTATGCGAAGCTTCCCGAAATTGGCGCGATGGTGGGGATAAGCTACTAA
- a CDS encoding glycosyltransferase family 4 protein, giving the protein MSQAAIPTEVTQLVTPAKTDVPVKLAKVVHVINGEHYSGAERVQDLLGKCLPQFGYEASFVCVKPGKFAEARAADQCPIFDLPMRHRFDLWQAKNLADRVKEEQFSVIHAHTPRTAMLAMGASYLTGVPFVYHVHSPTSRDSTRPWQNWVNQKIEQTAIAKASQLVCVSNSLAGHMRSLGVGDNRLSIVHNGVPQWTEVPERELPSGTWTLGTVALFRPRKGLEVLLDAMADLQERGHLIRLRAVGPFETPEYEATILERVRQLKLEDAIDWVGFTRDVNAQFSQMDLFVLPSLFGEGLPMVVLESMAAGTPVVATDVEGVTEAITDGQSGIIAKPNDAQHLAQRIEAVLTGREDWRQIRTTALARHAEYFSDVAMARGVAGVYDQILDK; this is encoded by the coding sequence ATGTCGCAAGCGGCGATCCCCACTGAAGTCACACAACTTGTCACACCAGCGAAGACTGACGTACCTGTCAAGCTCGCCAAGGTCGTGCATGTCATCAATGGCGAGCACTACTCGGGTGCCGAACGGGTACAAGACTTGCTAGGCAAATGTCTTCCCCAGTTCGGCTATGAAGCCAGCTTCGTTTGCGTGAAGCCTGGCAAGTTTGCCGAAGCACGAGCGGCCGATCAGTGTCCTATCTTCGACCTTCCCATGCGACACCGGTTCGACCTGTGGCAGGCCAAGAATCTGGCCGACCGGGTCAAAGAGGAACAATTCAGCGTGATCCATGCCCATACGCCCCGAACGGCGATGCTGGCCATGGGAGCGTCTTACCTGACCGGTGTCCCATTTGTTTATCACGTGCATAGTCCGACTTCACGCGACTCGACACGTCCATGGCAGAACTGGGTCAATCAGAAGATCGAGCAGACCGCCATTGCGAAGGCATCGCAGCTGGTTTGCGTTTCCAACAGCCTGGCCGGTCATATGCGTAGCCTCGGCGTGGGCGACAACCGCCTGTCGATCGTGCATAACGGTGTGCCACAATGGACCGAAGTTCCTGAGCGTGAGCTTCCTAGTGGTACCTGGACACTGGGTACGGTGGCCCTATTCCGACCACGTAAAGGACTGGAAGTCTTGCTCGATGCGATGGCCGACCTACAAGAGCGAGGGCATCTGATTCGCCTACGCGCCGTGGGCCCTTTCGAGACGCCTGAATACGAAGCCACCATCCTCGAACGCGTACGACAGCTGAAGCTGGAAGATGCAATCGACTGGGTTGGCTTTACCCGCGACGTCAATGCTCAGTTTTCTCAAATGGACCTGTTTGTTCTTCCTAGCCTCTTTGGCGAAGGCCTGCCGATGGTGGTCCTCGAGTCGATGGCAGCCGGTACCCCGGTCGTCGCCACCGACGTGGAAGGGGTCACCGAAGCGATCACTGACGGCCAAAGCGGCATTATCGCCAAGCCCAACGATGCCCAACACCTGGCCCAGCGGATCGAGGCCGTATTAACCGGCCGAGAAGACTGGCGTCAAATCCGCACAACGGCCCTTGCTCGCCACGCAGAGTACTTCTCAGACGTGGCAATGGCCCGGGGTGTCGCTGGCGTTTACGACCAGATTCTCGATAAATAG